A region of Photobacterium sanguinicancri DNA encodes the following proteins:
- a CDS encoding type II secretion system protein M translates to MKSWWKALSLREQRLMLGAGGALLIAIFYWGLWQPLATRADVAQQRINSERQLLSWVSKKANNIISLRGNASSSAGISDKGLNQVVNETTTRFRIELIRMQPRSEAVQVWVKPVPFNTLVNWLAFLRDEHGIDAQFLDISKADQNGVVEVNRLQLGRG, encoded by the coding sequence ATGAAATCATGGTGGAAAGCCCTCAGCCTTCGCGAACAGCGCTTGATGCTTGGCGCCGGTGGTGCATTGTTGATTGCTATTTTCTATTGGGGCTTATGGCAACCTTTGGCTACGCGTGCTGATGTGGCGCAACAGAGGATCAATAGTGAACGTCAGTTACTTAGCTGGGTGAGTAAGAAAGCCAATAACATTATCAGTTTACGTGGTAATGCATCAAGCAGCGCTGGGATCAGTGACAAAGGGTTAAATCAAGTTGTTAATGAAACTACGACTCGCTTTCGCATTGAATTGATCCGTATGCAGCCGCGAAGCGAAGCTGTTCAAGTATGGGTGAAGCCCGTACCGTTTAATACCTTAGTGAATTGGTTGGCCTTTTTACGTGATGAACATGGTATTGATGCGCAGTTTTTAGATATTTCGAAAGCCGATCAAAACGGTGTGGTCGAAGTGAACCGTTTACAGCTGGGTCGAGGTTAA